In one Halosimplex halophilum genomic region, the following are encoded:
- a CDS encoding 3-hydroxyacyl-CoA dehydrogenase family protein, with product MRGLDAVDTVGVVGAGTMGSGIAQVATQSSYEVVLRDIEQDLVDQGIENLTEGLDRLVEKGTIDEAEAETMRDRVTGTTEMDDLADADLVVEAVVEDIDVKRDVFADLDDATDDDVVLATNTSTLSITTIAAATDRPANVVGLHFMNPVPVMKGVEVVVGEKTDPEVVEFAHEFAEALGKETWEADDKPGFVTNRILMPWINEGIRAYDEGVAAREDIDRGMELGTNVPMGPLELADHIGLDVCLHASETLHEELGDRYKPAYLLKRKVEAGDLGKKTGKGFYEYE from the coding sequence ATGCGCGGACTCGATGCGGTCGACACCGTCGGCGTCGTCGGCGCCGGCACCATGGGCAGCGGGATCGCACAGGTCGCCACCCAGTCGAGCTACGAGGTCGTCCTCAGGGACATCGAGCAGGACCTCGTCGACCAGGGGATCGAGAACCTGACAGAGGGGCTCGACCGCCTCGTCGAGAAGGGGACGATCGATGAAGCGGAAGCCGAGACGATGCGCGACCGGGTGACCGGGACGACGGAGATGGACGACCTCGCCGACGCGGACCTGGTGGTCGAGGCGGTCGTCGAGGACATCGACGTCAAGCGCGACGTGTTCGCCGACCTCGACGACGCGACCGACGACGACGTGGTGCTGGCCACGAACACGAGCACGCTCTCGATCACGACCATCGCCGCCGCCACCGACCGGCCCGCGAACGTGGTCGGGCTGCACTTCATGAACCCCGTCCCGGTGATGAAGGGCGTCGAGGTGGTCGTCGGCGAGAAGACCGACCCCGAGGTCGTGGAGTTCGCCCACGAGTTCGCGGAGGCACTCGGCAAGGAGACCTGGGAGGCCGACGACAAGCCGGGGTTCGTGACCAACCGGATCCTGATGCCGTGGATCAACGAGGGGATCCGCGCCTACGACGAGGGCGTCGCCGCCAGGGAGGACATCGACCGCGGGATGGAACTCGGCACGAACGTCCCGATGGGGCCGCTCGAACTCGCCGACCACATCGGCCTCGACGTGTGTCTCCACGCCTCCGAGACGCTCCACGAGGAGCTGGGCGACCGCTACAAGCCCGCCTACCTCCTCAAGCGCAAGGTCGAGGCGGGCGACCTCGGGAAGAAGACCGGGAAGGGCTTCTACGAGTACGAATAG